Proteins from a genomic interval of Apteryx mantelli isolate bAptMan1 chromosome 5, bAptMan1.hap1, whole genome shotgun sequence:
- the GPM6A gene encoding neuronal membrane glycoprotein M6-a, translating into MTRSAGDVIDVFTMIDIFKYVIYGVAAAFFVYGILLMVEGFFTTGAIKDLYGDFKITTCGRCVSAWFIMLTYIFMLAWLGVTAFTSLPVYMYFNLWTICRNATLVDGANLCLDLRQYGIVTIGEEKKICTMSESFIKMCDSNELNMTFHLFIVALAGAGAAVIAMVHYLMVLSANWAYVKDACRMQKYEDIKSKEEQELHDIHSTRSKERLNAYT; encoded by the exons GATTGACATCTTCAAGTATGTGATATATGGTGTAGCAGCTGCATTCTTTGTATATGGCATTTTGCTGATGGTGGAGGGATTCTTTACAACTGGTGCCATCAAGGATCTCTATGGGGATTTCAAAATCACCACTTGCGGCAGATGTGTCAGTGCCTGG TTTATTATGCTGACATACATCTTTATGTTGGCCTGGCTTGGCGTTACAGCTTTCACTTCTCTGCCTGTTTACATGTACTTCAATCTGTGGACCATTTGCCGAAATGCCACTTTAGTGGATGGAGCTAATCTCTGCTTGGATCTTCGCCAGTATG GTATTGTAACTAttggagaggaaaagaagattTGCACCATGTCGGAAAGTTTCATCAAGATGTGTGACTCTAATGAG CTAAACATGACGTTCCACTTGTTCATTGTGGCACtcgctggagctggagcagcagtCATTGCTATG GTTCATTATCTCATGGTCTTGTCTGCTAACTGGGCCTATGTGAAAGATGCTTGCAGAATGCAAAAGTATGAGGATATTAAGTCAAAGGAGGAACAAGAGCTTCATGATATTCATTCTACTCGCTCTAAAGAGCGGCTCAACGCGTACACATAA